Within the Aspergillus luchuensis IFO 4308 DNA, chromosome 5, nearly complete sequence genome, the region GGCGGTACAGTAACTCCGGCCAGCATTTGCTCCGAAAGGATTCCGAACatttgatgatgagaggTGCCAATATAGCTGTCTCGAGTCTAGATTCCCTCGAGATCCTCCCTTCTCTCGCAGATTTTCGGCGGCCATAGAATTATCGTCTATCCGCCAACCGACACCATGCTGTCTTTCCGTTCCGTCTTTGGGGCCTCGACCGGTGCCCTCCGTCAAattctcccctccttctctcgccGGTCCGCCGCTCTCGTTTCGCGCCCTTTCTCCCAAATCGCTCGCCTCTCCCTTGGCAACGGCCTTCGCCTTTTGCGCTCTGGAAAGCAGACCAACAATGTCGGAGTTGCTAGTGTGGGGTCCACATTGAGACAAGTTGAGCAGGTCCGGGGGATGAAGACTCGTTCGTCGGTGAAGCGGTTGTGTGATGGCTGCAAGGTATGCCGTGATTCTATCTGAATCGGCGTGTTTGTCTACTGTTGCAGAAGTTTGCATTTATTGGGGTTTGTGTGTACTTTGTTGGAATGAGGCTAATACAGTGGACCTGCAGCCTGTGCGGAGAAAGAACCGCGTCTACATTATCTGGTAAGATTACACTGATATGAGCTGCAAAGCTCactatagtatagtatgatCGCTGACATGCATTTTTCTGCAATAGCTCCAAGAACCCGAAGCACAAGCAGCGCCAAGGGAAatagatggatgggaacGATTGCGAGAGCATGAGAGAATGAGCGTACCTTCGAACGAGATTTGCTTGCATTGAACATCAACTGAAGCCGATGGAAGAGCTAGCATTACTTGCATGACCTCTGCCTGACCTTGCGACGGTGGTAAACAAATCGTGGATAGATGTATTGTGGGTATacggctactactactgggtCTCGACATTGGGAAAACCGCGCATTTGCTATGGGATACGACCAACTGGTTGGTTAGGCGCTTTATTGCATTGTCTGTACATTAATTGTGTCTATATATTGGAattctctttcttcaatTACTTTTTCCCGGGTGAACTTTCATCTTGGTGGTTGTTTGGGGGTTAGTCGTACTTCCGATGCGCGGAGCCCTCATGCGATACTTTTCCTGATCCGACGGTTCCATGATTCTGCTTCTCTTGCATCCTCGCCTCCTCGACATATGCGGGGTATCTCTCTTCATGATCAGGTTCGAAGCCATGCTCAATTTACTGACCGATCGACTCCGCACGGTTTGCATTTCTTCCCGAGGCAGCATGCAAGGGATGCTCCTAGGCTCGTCCATATTCGAATGATGTCGAATATAGCATTCCACTGATTGTTCAATCGCCGACAGACCCCTGTTTACAACCTGCATCAGCATACCTGGTGAAGTCACACTCCTTCTATCATAATCTTTGGAATGTGCTGGCACATTGATGCAGGATCCTGAAGGAATAGTCTGCCAGCAACACCCTTAACTCTTGCGCTCTCAGTCATCGTCATGGCACGATTCTGGGTAGGAATCTTCTCTTTATGGTCCATCCCAGCAACCACTGCACTAAGCAGCTCGTACACTTTCTCCGACTCACTCATCTCCCAA harbors:
- a CDS encoding 50S ribosomal protein L36 (COG:J;~EggNog:ENOG410PTCU;~InterPro:IPR000473,IPR035977;~PFAM:PF00444;~go_component: GO:0005840 - ribosome [Evidence IEA];~go_function: GO:0003735 - structural constituent of ribosome [Evidence IEA];~go_process: GO:0006412 - translation [Evidence IEA]) gives rise to the protein MLSFRSVFGASTGALRQILPSFSRRSAALVSRPFSQIARLSLGNGLRLLRSGKQTNNVGVASVGSTLRQVEQVRGMKTRSSVKRLCDGCKPVRRKNRVYIICSKNPKHKQRQGK